A stretch of DNA from Candidatus Binatia bacterium:
TCCGGAAATTCCTCGAACAGCCGCAACACGAGCAGCAAGAGATCGCCAAAATCCATCGCGCCGCTCGCATGCAAACGTCGTTGATACAAGCGGTACAGCTCGGCAAATTGCTCTTCGCGTGGCGACGAGGGATAAAACTTCTCCGCCGTAACGCCACGGTTTTTACATTGGTCCAGCATGCTCGTGGCGAGCGGCACCGGAAAGCGATCGGTCGCGATTTTGAGTTCCGCCAAGCAGTCGCGCACGAGCCGCTGCTGATCTTGATCGTCGTAAATCACGAAATCGCGCGGGTAGCCCAATACGGGAGCCTCGACCCGCAAGAGACGCGCACATGTCGAGTGAAACGTAGAAATCCAGGGAATCTGCTCTCCGACGAGCTGCTGGACGCGGGCACGCATTTCGCCCGCCGCTTTGTTCGTGAAGGTCACCGCCAAAATTCGCTCTGCCGCCACTCCCCGCGCACCAATGAGATGCGCCACCCGGCACGTGAGAGTGCGGGTTTTCCCCGATCCGGCGCCGGCCAAAATCAACAGGGGACCTTGCGGGTGCAGCACCGCCTCACGCTGCACAGGATTCAGCCGCTCTAACCAAGTGGCCATGCTGGGCATCCACCTCCAACCGGAAAGCTTTCCTCGCTAGCGCAAACCAAGCACGCGCACAAAAGCACGCTCAGCCAACGGCAATCAGGAAATCGTCGGGCCCTTGCGGCTCGCAGCGAACGGCACAGCCGAGAAAAGACTCGATCACGCGGCGGTTGGTCTCGGTATGACTCGACGGAGTCAGCGTACGAAAGCGCCCGCGAGCCACAGCCAGCGGAAGCAGAAGCTGATCCGCTAGGTGCACGCCCACGGGCACGTTGGCATTCAGGTAGCGCATGGCCTCCTGGCAAGCCTCGCGCGCCACCTGCTCGGCCCGCACTCCGCGTTGACCGAATCCCACTGCCATTTCCACGATCTCCGCGCTTTCCATACTGAGAAGCAACACGTTTCCCGGCCCTTGGCCCGGCGGCAACACCTCGGTAATCAGCGCGGCTTCGTCCCAACCCAAAACCTTGCGCACGACCTGTAGCTCGCGGTGCGCGATTTGGGTTGGAAGGTCCGCCACCAGGGCGCGCGCGAGCACCGCCTCCACAGCTCCCCGCTCGGTGAGCGCCAGCGGGCGCCATTCTCGGACAGGCTCGATGTCCACAGAAAAACGACCACCGCCGCGAGGGTAAAAGCCGTAGCGATGAAGCGTCGCGGTCACCGTTGCGCCCATGCGGCGCAAGATCGGTAGATACACCGTGGCCATGAAATCATACGGAGGCGCACCCGGATTGTGCGTACCCCCTTCGAACACGGCGTGGGATGGCTCGCCAGCACACAGAAGCGGAATGAGCACGGTCTGCAACACCAACGTGGCGCTTCCCGCCGAGCCGACCGCGAATTCATACGTGCCTCCCCGCACACGTTGCGGGCGAAACACGATCTCACCAGAGCCGATCACCGCACCGTCCACTTCGGCCGAACTGATGCGGGCCGCGGCTTGCACTGCAGCGAGGTGCTGGCGGAGCAGCCCCGGACGCGACCGCCGAGCCCGG
This window harbors:
- the rtcA gene encoding RNA 3'-terminal phosphate cyclase — its product is MIVLDGASGEGGGQILRSALALSVLTGQPFRMYNIRARRSRPGLLRQHLAAVQAAARISSAEVDGAVIGSGEIVFRPQRVRGGTYEFAVGSAGSATLVLQTVLIPLLCAGEPSHAVFEGGTHNPGAPPYDFMATVYLPILRRMGATVTATLHRYGFYPRGGGRFSVDIEPVREWRPLALTERGAVEAVLARALVADLPTQIAHRELQVVRKVLGWDEAALITEVLPPGQGPGNVLLLSMESAEIVEMAVGFGQRGVRAEQVAREACQEAMRYLNANVPVGVHLADQLLLPLAVARGRFRTLTPSSHTETNRRVIESFLGCAVRCEPQGPDDFLIAVG